The genomic region CTCTGATTCCTTATCTAAAATAGAATCTCAGGTTGCCCTCAGcaccatttctactaaatatttcatgaaaaatttaGATACTGTACAAAGAAGTCAGTGACTTTCAAAAGACTTTATTGATCAAAGAGTTGTTTCTAAGGATGAGTAATGGTCTGTCTTTTAACATAGGACAGAAAAGAATCctatgaagaaaagataaaaagaacgGAAAAGACCCAGGTCCTAAATCCTCAGATGACAACTAAATCAAGATAAATGACAAAGTCGACCAGTTCCTTGGGTAATAAACTGGAGCAGGAATATGGGAGAGAATTCATGTTTATGCAAATGAGGATGTACTGGGGAATGGTGGGCTTGTATTTGCTAGGTTCATggagaaatatgaagaaaaagaagggcagaTTATAAAATCAGCTTTTCTGCTTCTCTATGTTTCTGCCTTAGAGCTGACCAGTATAAATGATGATTTGCACCCTTTCACTGATATACTGATGAGAGGAGACTGTCATAATGATATCAACCTAAATAATCTCAGTTCTCAAAATCTGAATACCTTGGGATATCAGGTTACCTTTATACTTGGAGATACACATTACACAGATGATATACCTCCCTTGGTCTCCACCAAAATAAATCAAGTCGTAGAGATTTCACAGAATCTCAACTTTTACCGCCACCAATAGTCACTAACAAGTAATCCAGGTATACCCTTGTGTGTCACATAAAAGTTCTCCTGAGAAATGAGGAAAGACTCTATCAGCACTAATTCTAATTCTCATTAATATTGCCCTTTAAAATTCAAACAAACTAGTTGAATTTTCTAATCTCTTTTGATTCTACAACTTCCTTTTGAATTAGGAAAAACAGATATTATACtacaattttaaagataaagtcagtaaagcagaaaagaaagaaaatttaaaatgtatccaCTGCTTATTTTGTCTCATGTATATTCAAGGTCCTGTTcatactttattatatttatttttatcataggCCTATGATAAAGGTACAATGAAGACAATCAAGAAATGCAATGATTATGACATCCTCCCgtatctaatttaaaataaaatgtatttcaaatgatatcaaatatatgtatatgattaCATTAAGATAGAGTCTATCTAAGTGTTCTAACTGTAATGCCCTAGTACGTAAAGTTTTCTTATGGTTTAATTTGGTTATTACTGTTTTGATAGTCCTTTTTCTGGCACCCTAAGGATGTGCCAGGAAGATTCTCTGAGAGaataagtaacttacccaaggtcgaACACACTGTTATCAaggaagccaggattcaaacctaatCCTGATCCAAAGCTTATGTTCTTCCCTAAACACTACACTTTTCAAGGTCACATGATAATCTGATTTTCAAAGTCATGATCAGTCACTTTATCTATAGTCAGTGGAATCTTAATTCGTAGTTCTCTACaaagtaggcaaaaaaaaaaaaaaacaaagccctaTAGTGATAAACATACCATCAGATTAGTCAAGTCTAGCATCATTTCCTCTTTGAGGGCAAAAGACTGAGCACACGCTCTTGAATCTGCCTGGTCTTGATCCCATAAATGATGGGGTTCAGCATGGGAGGAGCCAACATGCAGACATTAGCCAGCAGAATGTGTGTATGGAGAGGAACATGGTGCCCAAACCACTGGGTAATTATGGTAAAAATACCAGGCAAGTAGAACAGGGAAATGACTCCGAGGTGGGAGCCACATGTGCCCAGAGCCTTTTGCCAAGCTCCTTGGGAGGGGAGGTGGAAGACTGTATAGAGGATGAAGCTATAGGACACTAAGATAAGCAAGGCATCTAGCACTACAGTAGAGAGAAGGACAGACAAGCCATACCAAACATTGACGCGAATATCAGCACAAGCAAACTTGGCAACAGCCATGTGCTCACAGTAGGTATGTGGCAGCAGATTGCTACGGCAGAAAGGCAGCCACTTTACCAGAAACACATCTGGGATTATCACACAGAAGCTTCTCAGGACCACAGCCAAGCCAATCTTTATGACTGTTGCACGACTGAGCACTGTGGTATAGTGCAGTGGATCACAGATGGCCACACACCGGTCAAGTGCCATCGCCAACAGAATTCCTGATTCCTCAATGAAGGTAGCATGGATAAAGAAGATTTGGGTAACACAGCCATCAAGGGATATTGCTCCAGCATAGAACCAGAATATGGCTAGGGCCTTGGGCACAGTGGCAGTAGACAGGATGAGGTCAGCCACAGCCAGCATGCAGAGGAAAAGGTACATGGGTTCGTGGAGGCTGCGttcagtgatgatgatgaagatgatgaggcTGTTCCCAAGGAAAGCAACAAGGTAGGAAAtaaagaaggggagagagatCCATGTGTGCTGGTCTTCTAAGCCAGGAATGCCCAGCAGAATGAAGAGTGAGTGACTGCTACCAGTGGAGTTGTGGGTTGCCATGCCCAGGGAAGGTCACCTGAGCGTTGGTATGTAGGATTTGGCAGTCACCTATTCTGTCTTCCCAAGAAGCTGAATGGGGTTGGAGTAGGGAAGGAGGGAACAGATTATTTTTCACTGGATGGAGTAGTGAAAAGGGTCCTGTTCAACAAGTCAGGGGGTGTGGTCTAAAATTCTTTGCCATTCTATTCATGAACTATGTGATCTCAATAAAATTACTTCCCTGTTCTGGATGTCTCTTTTATCACCTTAAAACTAAAGTTAAGGACAGAATGGATTACATTATTCGTAAAAGAGGACTTTTTGGCTCTAGAATTCCAAAGATCTCAGTCTCAGGTTGTTATAAATGGTTAGGAGCTGTGAATAACAAGCACTTCAGTTTCCACTTTG from Nomascus leucogenys isolate Asia unplaced genomic scaffold, Asia_NLE_v1 000711F_103125_qpd_obj, whole genome shotgun sequence harbors:
- the LOC100599972 gene encoding olfactory receptor 52B4-like, which produces MATHNSTGSSHSLFILLGIPGLEDQHTWISLPFFISYLVAFLGNSLIIFIIITERSLHEPMYLFLCMLAVADLILSTATVPKALAIFWFYAGAISLDGCVTQIFFIHATFIEESGILLAMALDRCVAICDPLHYTTVLSRATVIKIGLAVVLRSFCVIIPDVFLVKWLPFCRSNLLPHTYCEHMAVAKFACADIRVNVWYGLSVLLSTVVLDALLILVSYSFILYTVFHLPSQGAWQKALGTCGSHLGVISLFYLPGIFTIITQWFGHHVPLHTHILLANVCMLAPPMLNPIIYGIKTRQIQERVLSLLPSKRK